The DNA segment AACATAACTGCATACGAGATGTGGTAGGCGAGTCGTTTGCGTTGCATTATGCAAGCTGCAAGCAGGACTGGGCGGTTCGTTGACCAGTGCGTTGTCCCGCCACGCCGCCGCCCACCGCGAAGGTCGCGGCCCATTACTGACACAATCCCATGTTTGTATCTGACATTAAATTCACCAACTGATAGCCGCGTCACGCTCCTTTAAACTTAACTGTTTACTTTTATGTTTGCTCGTTCGACATGTTTTCAATCCGTGTTATCTAATTTCAGGTAGAGTCGATATGTGTTCAGTGTGCTCGTTAAAACAACGACATTTGTGAGCAATACGTATAGTACATAATTTAACTAGTAGTGAAAATTTTGATCTCAACATGGTGACTTCGAGAATACCAGCCTATTCTCTCAATTCGGAGTTCAACAGGGAGTTCAGAAGTTTTCGCATAACGCGAGCCACACCTCGGTCGACCCTCTATGCCCCAGCCATAGTTCCGATCCACGAGTACCCCAGGGTGAGCGTGCACGAACGAAGAGAGGCCCTTAAGGCCGCGCTAGCTAAAGCTTGGTCTTCCAAAAGCAACGACAAAAAGAAACATGACACATGGACTGCTCCTAGCGAACAAAGCAGGGCCGGCATAACCGCTGccgattttattacaaaacctCCGTATAAAAACGGCGTTAATAATGACGAGGTTTCGCGTGTTGCACTTGTCAGACATGAATTTGAAAGCAAAGAAGCAGAACGTGCAGCATTGAGCAGAATAGAAAACGTCCAGCCGGCCAGTTTTACTTATGGCCGATATAATGGAAACGGTGTCGATATTAAGGAAACATTAAAGATTAACTGTGATAAAGGATTGCATAAGGATTTAAGTTTTAGCGATTATCTAAACAATGTTCCTAAATGTAAAACTAGCTTCGAAAGTAATTTTGTCAAAAATAGCAAGGACGAACGTTACATTAAACGAAACGGAGACGATGTCACTAAACGAGATGAAGATAATAATGTAAACGTCGAATACACAAGTGCAAACGCGGAGATGTACGATGGTATGAAATATTATCGCATCGCGAAAGGTACTGAGTCAGTGCAATATAAGAGTTACGGTAAAGCCGAGACCGTTAAAAGTAAATTGCTCAGCACAGATGGTCCAAAAAGCGTAACGTCTTGCAACGGCGAGAAATTAAACGGGTACAGTGGTGCAGAACGGCGAAACAGTGCCCAGCGATCGCTGACTAGCGGGCCCAAATCCGTTGTAGACCAGCGATTAGCAGAACGCCTGGAAGTTAAGGTAGCTGAGCTGCCCGCTCTCTACCTCAGCGTTGCCTCTTGGACGCCCAAATCAGCCGCTTTCCAGAAGAGTATGCGCGAGCACGAGTGGAGCGTATCGTATGTACACGGAGATATGGTCTTTTCTTTTACTAACATCCTCCTTCCATTGGTTTACGAGCAAAATCAGTCTTAATTACGGTTCTTACACAGCGTTGACGGATTGTTTCTGTTTATTGTACGTATCAAACAGTGGTTGTCATTAAACTAACAACCAAGTTTACAGCTGCGTAGATATTCAGGCCAAAGCTAATAACGTTTCCAAATACAATGGAAGTTATCGTATCATTGTTATACCTTCATTATAGATATCTATTTACATACACTGATTACGAATGCGATTATGgtaatctattaaatatttttaatttgtcgaATTAATGTGGCACTAATTGGTATCGTGATGTGTTTGTGTGACACGAATAGTAAcctaacaaacaaatataataattattatttacaatctgTCCCGTCGTTGTGCATATGCAAATCAGTTACGgtaatatatgaatatgaaaGGTACATAACATTGTTTTTGCgggtattataaatttaattatttcttttatttattatacggTAATTAAAAcgactttataattattacataaccCGACGTTTCGAGTGTTTGTCTCTCAGTTTTTTCTGTCAAAGTTGGATGTCGAATGTAAGGTTCCATATAATGAATACACTTATTATTTCACTTACATTAAGCTATTGATTTACATATTCATACTTATTTGATTTATGAATAATGGTATGCACTTTGACAGCGGTAACTAGTTAGGGCCTATAGACCGGTTGTGCAAAGTGTTGCACAAGAGCCAGTGAGTCACCATTTAAGCTTTATTCCATCTTACGATTGCTTCATTTTGCTCATTATCGCGGATAGTTTGATAGCAAATTCACATAAAGATACAGTGGTAAGTCATGGGACCACTATTCATCGCAAAAAGATAGTTAGCCtatctatttaatttcatcgaaatatgaagaaaaaaaattacatacaaaatttgttaaaatcttCAAAAATTAACTAACATCTTATTCGTAAAATGATTTCATATTATAACTAAGTTACTTCATCGGATACTAAATAACAACAATAACATAACCGTTCGCAAGTCGTGGGCGCTTGCGCTGCTAAAAAGATTCGTCTCGATAGCGTTTTAGTGAATGTTTCAAGGTCCCGTCCTGGTTTAAACACCCGCTAAGGATTTGTCAACCCGGTCTTTATGACGTAATACATGTTTTATTGTCTCCCTGGCCTAGGACAGATTCTTGTTGCCAAGCAGATTATCAAAAATTGTCTAAATGTTGACGACTTTGTCAGTTGTCTTaaccaaaattataaatattttttgtaaatttttattgatcCTTAAACTACTAAGTGTAATTATGACACCGGAATTCGTGTCtgtaaaatacaatgtaataGTGATAAAACAAAGTAAGTTTTTCATACAAACATTGCATGCTTGGTAAATTTTAGTTACATCACTGccttttagaatttatttcacttcatgttgttatctgtatttaaatttcgttttaTTGGACTTTCTTCACACGACAAACGTGTTAATGTTGTCTGATCATATAGAAGTGGAGTTAAGTAAGCAAATTGATAAAGGTGTTATACGGCCATTTGTAAACATCTTACATTCGTTTTCATTTCACGTACAActgacaaaattatattaaccgCGTCGCTGTTTGGCTACCTTTCACTATTTTACctctattattaatattattttcgttcTTTTATTGTCTAGACTATAACAATTTGCTTCTTGATATTATAGTAGACAAATCCTTCTCTCCTGAGGTGAATGTTTTAGCTATATACAGATAGCGGTCGGTTTGGTCGATTAAAATTCGATTTGGTCATTTAAGAATTAATGATTTAGAAGCAAGGCAAGTTGTCATTGACCCGAGTGCGCGGGTTTACTATTAGTTTCGGTTGCAATGTTGTCATGGTTCACAGTAATCGCTCATCCGCGTTAACCTTGCGTTGTAGCTTTCTCATTCAAATCTCGTCCGTTATTAAAGCCCTTTcaaatctaatataataacGTGATGAACGCTTTTTGTGATGTTTAATCTCGGTCTGCTTTGCCCGTTGTGCTAtcgaaaatatttgtatagacCAATATCGCTGGACCTTGGACAGCTAAAGGAAACCTTGACCAGATATTGGTCTGTGTCACTAAAGATCTCACTTGGTTCGATTTCGTAACTTTGCCCGCACTGCACCGGTCCGGCGTGCGATCGATTGTGACCATAATGCTGCAATCGCTCCACTCTCGTCGCGAACTTGCGTGCCGCTACGCTGTGGCCCGCCAACCCTTGGCCTAACCTGTCAGTGTTACCGCGACTTTACCTCGTTAActgaatgtcaaaaatattaacggCTATTGTGAAATGTTCGCCGTTATCGAAACGTGTCAGAAAGTAAGGGCTCGGATCGTAATTTGGACGGGATGATTCAATACGATACACGTGTTCGCtgtttctaaatataaatacgcGTTGTTATACGGAATACGTTGTACGTTGTGCGTTGAGCGCAATGAAAATTACCGTACGTTTCATTATCAGGATTTGCATAATAGCACCCTGCAAATCATTCTAATGCACATGAGTAATAGACCAAACAGAACCTTGGGCTTATCGCGTTATgtaaacaatatcaataatatcAGATTCATCTGAATAAGGTAACTTTCTCATATTGACACAAAGTTTGAACACCGGAAAAGTTTATACGTCAGCGCCGGTGATAGCGGAAAGTGCTCGTCGCGGCAACCGCGATTGGCGGATTTCGGCTAAAATTGCTTTCACCTTCATTATTTCGTAAGCGTTATTTAAATACAGCTAGCGCGGGAAAGGATTTATTATtagcttaaatatttaaaaaaaacttgcctattacatatgtatataacattagaacgtgttataaattatgcctgttatggaaatattaatagtaattaacACAACTGTTATGTTCTCGTTTTactgttaaattataattacgcTTTGAGAAATTTTACCGGCTTGTTAATGTAGAAAAAGTAACTATGTTTCGCGTAAgtctattgtttattttgaccGTTTGAATTGGTAACTGTTAAATATTCATCAGAAAGAAGCAAGTAAAAGCCATTTGGCTAGACATGAACTATTACTATTAACTGAGCACTGCAGGGGTTTCGAGTGCCAAGGTCAAATTGCATCTTTTTACTCGCcaaaattttagttattctTTTCATAGCGAAATTTGCACTCGCCTGTGTAATCTTAGGCAATCTATAATTTTTCTTCCACCATTATGTATTGaaaagttaattttcttaaccaaCAAGATTCATGTGCAAATTAAATGTTTGGTCGAAAGTGAACGTTGCGCTGCTTGGTATTCACGATGTATTGTGACGTACGTGGTTTCCTTTGGACAATGATAACGTCATCTCTGTCTATAATGGGACTTCAAGTAGGACCTGTGCTATAATGTAAAATGGTTTTACCCTAATTTACTGTTACATATATAGAACAGTGTACAAACATCAAAATCACACTGGTATTTCCTGCTTCATATTTGTGTCTATATCCTAATTAAATGCGTCAACATTCCTGTAAGGAAAACCGttgtaataaacattttcatagAAACGGTTAATTGTTTATAGGCAGACGACATTTATCCTTTCATAATTggacgaaaataatatttaagtcatgggatcattaatatattatcaatttaactattaattatttaaatatttacttagagTTAATGTTCCACAAcgctttatttataacaaatataatacctaaagtaataaaacgaatatatttttttatgaatacattAGTTGCGTTCTAAGGTTCGCTTTGAGCTTTCAAGTTCAACTTGTCCACACTTGGCGTTTAAAATGTGACTACGCATTGCGAATAATATACACCTACTAACGTGTATATGTTGCATACTAGTGTGAGAGCTTATTTGAAAGGTCTCCATGGTTAAATCGTCTAAGTtgaattaattcataaataacttAGTTCTTGTATACTCTTTCTGAAGTTCATAGTAATAGATTTTGCTTTCCATgcagattatataaaaatttaagcgatattaatttaaacgttGTTACAGCTGTTAACACCATGAACAACTTTCTCATATagaaattgatattaatttcgtattaaatataacaggTATCTATGCAGCTTTATACTATTTTTGCACCCACAATAAACCAATTACGTGGACTATAATGCCATTAGCTTTGACGAGAAAGAATCGTTATCGGCGTGTCGCAGTTTGCTCCTGATCTTGCATAAAGACGCTGTCCTATGTTAAAATGtctgataaattaataaatcgatTTCATCAAATACTATATATCCAATGAGAAAAGGAAGAAGTGCAAGTTTTTTTAGAATAGTAGAGGTGGCAAAACCTTTCATTCGTATTTGTCGGTGAGTTGTATTTTGTGTTACGAATTCGTTTCGTCTCTTTAGATGTGCATACCTAGCTTACCAATAACGTTTACGGTTTATCAGTATGTTGACGTAGTTGTGATTGTTCGGTTGTTAGGAGCTACCAAGTAATGTTCATCTGTTAATATGTAACCAATGCGCGGGCGGTGCGGGTTGGCAGTCAGCTCGCAAGCGTGGTCAACGTCGGTCTATCCTTGGCGCTTAGCAGAGACATTgctaatatttaacattttatatacgtAACATGAAAATAAACTACATCGTACAATCCGTTGTGACCTTGTTAAAAGATAAACGCGACTATTAAAAcgtcttaaaaaaaatatttacattattatgaaGGAAAACTGGATAGTTATATTTTCGTGGTGATATCtaggaaaattaattatacgtTTTCGTCAAAAACATAATTGCTAAGATAATAGGCAAGGCACGTGAATGTGGGCCCGCCCTTAGGGCCCTATTGGCCGCATGTTGCGTGCCATCGCCCGACAACCTGAACAATCTTTTAGATCCACATACGGCACGTGAAGATAAATCACTAACGTTAGTAATATGACTGAATTTTGCTCTTAAGTTTGAATTTATTGAAACCTCACCTCAACCTTTTACGTGTCTagcaatattttcaaaaatccCAGTTCACTAACCCTACAGCCTTCCGATCGCTGATTTCACAGCTCGGAGCATTCGTGGAGGCGGCGTAATGACCGATCTAAGCGATCTCATCATCGGCGATCACCAACATCGCACCGGCGGAGAAGACATCATCGCGACGAGTCTTCTCCTCGGTCACCCCCTGAACAGGTTTGTCCGACCGTTGCTATGTACTTTATTTAGTggatgaatgaatgaatgattattatttgtctGAAGAACCTATCGCTCGCCATCACTTACCTACTACCTAAGTGTCCGCCCGAAAATTCAGTTTTTACAAAGAACTATGTATACTCTCTTGAATACTGTCGTAAGCAAACACCGGAACCTGTATAACGCGAAAACATAAATTCCTGTTGGAGGAATATACGGGACTGGTTTGGCATGTGTATGCGCGTGCGCATGCGCCTTCGTCCGTGAAGACGCGCGCGAGAGACGGCGACCTCATCACGCTTGCGAGTGTTCTATTTGTGTTCGCCTTCGTCACTTTGTACGCCTTCAGTCAGTTGCAAAGCTGAATCGGCCGCCCAGTGCGTTTTCACTATCGGTGTGAGAAGTTAATTTGCTGAAACCGGTTGCGGGCGGCCGCCATGGCTGCCCAGCCACCGCGTAAACCACCCAATAATGTGCTATTTCGTGGTCCACCGCCTTCATTGCCCCCTATAGTTCTCTTACCGAATAATTCATCATGTGACAGTGCCAATGAAAATACTCCAAAGAACGCTATCCTTGAATCAACTGAATACCCGCATGGCTTAAACGACATAAACAACGTTGGATTGCCAACTTTAGATGATCAATacaatgaaattataaatcacAACATGTCCGGAGGCAATAGTGATGATTATTCTTACATCAACTTTATACGAAGAGGTAGGAGTTTAAACGATATTGTATCGGATTTGTATTATGCTAGCACTACAGAAGAAAACTATATAAGCAATATATGTCCTAGGTGTAGATCGGAGCCAGATCTTTCAAAGTATGATTTGTATCTTGAAGCTGATATTGTAGTAGATAATTCGGGAATACAAGTTCCACCATCACTAGTTCTTAATAACCCCTTTTACGACAATTCTAGGGCATATAATAACCCTCATATTAACCAAAATATGGTTGTTTTACCAGAAAATTACTTGGCCTTCGAGGACTCTTTTGTACCTTCCTGGGATTATAAACCAGAACTTCttgtaaataaagatattaacACAGGAATGTATTACGACGGATTACCTCTTATACCATCAAATGATCCCTGGTCACTTTACAACTGTAATAACAACCCTTACGAATATTATTCACCACAATTTGATATGCCTATTGCGGATTGTATGCAATATACGAGACTAAATGATTTAGATTTTGGAATACCGCAATTCATGAAATTGCCATCAGAAGAAGctgtaaaaattaaagaaattgataTCATGGAAGACGATGCTAGTACGTCAGGGGGTACAGACAcaataaaagacaattttgAAGATGCTCAAGTAGTTGCCCAATCAATACCTTCTGTTTCACCTATCAATAACGAGGATAACAAGGACAGTATTATAGATTCTTTAACAAATCGAGAATCGACAAGAATAAGCGACGAAGAGTCATTGAACGCAGACACATCAGTTGATGTTACATCTAGCTTAGCATTCATCCCAAATAGTAAAAGTTCAGCGAGATCAACCCACGGCTCAGACGATACCAGCGACGACACTTCGCCGTGCTCTTCTGATTATCATGAAGCTTCTGCGCTTGACTTAGCACACAGTTTAGAAGAGTTATCGTGTGATAGTGACGAATTTTCACAAAGCAAAAGTGACCTTTCACCCTTGTATATagaggaaaataataaattagttaaaagtGAATCCCAAGTAGAAtgcaataacaatatattaacatCGAATAAAATACCAGTTACGGTGCCGTTAAGTCAACCATCCATTCCTGATATTAAGTGCTTAGAAAATGAGCCCGGAGTAGGACCAAGTCATTCCCAAAACAAAGatgtaaatatatcaaataatacGTTGAAGAAAGTGTCTAACAGTGGCACGCCTAAGGAAGTTGATCAAACTTGTAAAGCCTCTACCGTCGTTTCACCAAAAGAACCAATACAAGTGAAGCCAATAAAGCCAATACCACAGCGTCCTCGTCCACCCGCAGTGCCTCCAGCTTGGTTAACGAAGCCTAGTATAAATGCTGTGAATCAGAATGTACCACAGATTAACTTGCATAACGCAGAAGGCTcaacaaaaatactaaatataccAAAGAAGTTGCAACAGACCAGTCAACTGAAACCTGAACCCCAGCCGTCTTGCTCCTACGTACCTCCACAACCCCAGCAGGCACAAATGTCGCAATTGAAACCCGATAAGCAACCGAAAGAAGTAGAGGTCAGCttatgcatatttttttatattaacgtcacatttaccatttttaattttgtttgataatTGAATTGATGAACGGGGTTTTTAAATTCGAATGACGTAGAATGCTAGGTATTTTAATTGACATAGTCGAATCATAAACGCAATGATCGTATGAATAGCGTtctaataaaagtttatattattaaagacaGAAATAGTTTTAGCAGCTGGCACATCTATGTTGTACCAATGGCGAATACGAGATGGCGCCACTGGATTGCCGGTTAACGAATAGCGCACACGCACAGAAATAGAATCCATCACCTTCACCTAGCCAATAGTCCCGCATGCTTTCTGTTGTGATTTTTATGTGTGATTCAAACTGTTACACCCGTCTATTAAGCTTTGTATCCGCCCACGTGAAAGGGGAAGTCTATgagcaaaaaataatatgcgttgaaaaacatatttagaaAACATAATTCTCTTAATTTTCGATAACAAATAGTTAATGGTTAACTAAATAATCACTAACAAATGCATATGGTTgatagattttagtttttctatttACTTAAAGGTAAATCCTTGCGCTAATGATTTTCACATTATTCcattaatcatatttattttagatagtaAATCTACCATACTCGAAACTTCGTAGGAAGTCGCTAACATATTTGCCTAATCTACTCTTATTAAAGAGacaattgttttgtattgtaaaacaaaacccTTAGATTGAAACTCGTTAGAGCCAGTTCTCATTGGATTCGCTAGTGATTCAGTCTTTATACGGGTTGGTTGTTAAAGGAATGTGAATTTTATATCATTCCAATAATATGAGTAATATACATATGGAGAGGTCAATATTCCCaagacatataaaatataaaacatttgttattttaaatgcgGAAGTATTTTTCACAAATGTAAAACCAGCGATTAGTCATTAGGAAAGTTTGGGTATGTGCCGGTTTCGATTCATAACAAATgttcacaattttatttaaggtttATCTACATAGCTAGTCCAAATTTAAAGTCTAATAaagcaaaattaatattatggtcataaataaaagaacatatttcagtatttattaatCCCGACATACTacttattaaactattaataaaattggcCACTGTGTATATTCTTACGCTATCTAAGCATATCATTTAGTGTTTTTATGATTATCGAATGGAGTTCAAGTTTGTCAAGCACAAGGTGCTATCTTACGCCGTAACTCGTTAATAAGGCGAGCCTCTGCCCTGATAACGAAAGATAAATGTGCCGAAACAAACCAATCTGTTAAAAACTATTACTTCCGGATAACCTTGCGGCAGCCTAAATTTTCTTGTGAGCCAAAAAACCATAATCACTATCGcatatcttatatatttgctatgctatttgaattaaatagaGAATTTGTGACATATTTACTTAACGTACTAGTGACTTTGATAACGTAAGATTGGACGTAAGTTAATATTACGGCCAGCACTCCGCAGTCATGCAAAGACCTCCGAGCAGGTCATGCAGTTGAACTATTACGAAACTTTATGGAACTGTTATCGTTTGTAGACAgggttttttataattgttcttTTGGACTGCGTGATTGTGATAACTGATGTATTATTTACGTTATCAGTTTAAAGTCTGGTtgcatatacaataatttaaattttttttataaaaaaccaCAATGAACTATGGGAATTGGACTTTAATTATGGGAATTCTTAACCGTTCGTACGCGGATAAATCCTGTTACAACCGAGATGTGTCGTGTTACAAATTGTCCGCCTTTTAATTGGTCGGTTGTGGCATCattcattttagttttaatttagcCATCGACCAACGCGAAGTGTCTCATGCAAACAATGGTTTCAAGTGAAATATttccttataatttaaatgttatcgTTTGACATAATCGCGTTTCATTCAGTAACGTTTAACGGATGATACAAGCGTATAATTTCATAACAGTTGTGAACCAACCGGCATACAATCCGCTCGCCCTGCATGTTGTATTAGTTTGTGAGGTGCAGTGATAAGTGTTTGGGGCAATGCCCGAATTGGTATTGAAACATGATAGGATGCGAATGCCACTCCGGCTCACGTCGTTTTATGAGCTTTATAAAAGGTTCCTGAAGGAGCACGGATGCAAGTGGCACGATGTTTCTAAACTTCTCAGTGTGGTCGCGGAGATCCTTTTTGATGTGGACGATGCATGTACTAAATCTACTGGCAAGGTCAGTTTTAATAacgcatatatttttttttctaaatagtacccacttgtttgtttttaaatgggTATGAcggtaatttaattattttgattcaCTTTCGGGGTTCCTTGAAACGGTCATAGTTTATCATGcttgattaatataatacagatACTACAACCATAATACTAAAAGCATGGTTATATCTCACAATtattataggttttttttttaaatatcgtcagttaatatattaaaaaaacaattctcgAAGAGAATATAGTcgtgcattttttttaaatcatttcaatactgtttaatttttctagcgtaaacacataaaatattagtaaatccACGTACAAAATAATGCAGcaaaatttcaataatcatttattcataattaaaatacgtatttccGTTACTGGAAATTCTGATTATTATTACcgcttataaatataagagGGGATTTGTTGGTACTAGTTTTGTGTGTCCCTTTTTACCTGCAGTCAAGGTATTGTTACCTCGCCTTATTCAGCTGGCGGAATCATGGTTTAGTATCGATAATGTGAGTGAAGTTGCAaccacgtaaaatcagtgccaatttaatgtttaattctGTATTTTTGGAAATAGCCGAAAATGAAGTTTCTTATGAAGTCATTCTTTTCGAGAGTAATTAAAGATTGTGTTGATCTATTGTATTCATGCGGGTATATTGTTTATGAAGaggaatttaattacataatcgAGGTATGCCTTGTCTTCCAATTGAtatattgcttttttttaacCACATCTATGTGAATACGAGTAATCTCGATATTGACCAGCAATTATATTCGAGGCCACTAAAGGTCGGTATTCACAAACAATGTTAGATATAagctgaaaaatatttaccgaGCGAAAGTTGTTGCATGCAACATAGATATGTTAAGAATGCAATATTTCTTCCGACGTTAGGCAAACGATTTTATAGAGATTTGAAGCGTATAAATACATACTGAAATATAATCCGTGTTAAATATCTACGTATTAATAAACAGCcgtttaagttattatttttttatggactCTAAgtgaaatattatgttaaattaatttagctGCTATCACCTAAGAACTAATTACTAAGAAAGTGTTCTTCACTTATATTGTTAGTACCATTTTAGTTACTTATAAATCTGTTATTGCAGTTGATGACTTTTTTGGTtgattaatttgattaaatacaATCGAGCTTTAAAACGTTTACAGTCTATTAAGATTAATATCTGGACtgaatctaaaatattaattctaaaatacattaaatgaatgtatttgtttatagaaACGATAAGCGTGAGACAGCACGCAGAGTTATCGTGTTACATATCATCAGACATCGAATGCTTTTTACGCCCGCATCCGTTCTTCATTGTTTATACATCTTTATCTTATAAAAGATATCAgggaaaaataaattcaaattaagaataaGCAAAAAAGACCGGGTGAGCAATTTGCAATGTTACGCTATGACATGTATCGTCGCCTGCGCATACGATACATTAGTATTGTTCATTGTGCGTGCTACTAACCCAATTAGTAGTTTGACGGAATAATCTTGGCTCTCGAACTCATGCGGAGAGTCACCCAATTACAtggattaatattatttgtatcgatAATATACTGAAAATCCATTGGCGTTGGAAGCATTTTTCCAATAATGTACCAACACAAcagttttagatttaaattgaCTGACATGCCAATTTAAAGCCCACGAATTTATATCGTAATTATTTTGAACATTTTATAAAGGAAGAATGTATTGGCgattaagaaattataacgGACGTAACGCGACGAAAATGCGCGTGCACCGCGGCACCTCGGAGTGCGCAGGAGGGCG comes from the Pieris brassicae chromosome 4, ilPieBrab1.1, whole genome shotgun sequence genome and includes:
- the LOC123708936 gene encoding probable dual specificity protein kinase madd-3 isoform X1; this encodes MAAQPPRKPPNNVLFRGPPPSLPPIVLLPNNSSCDSANENTPKNAILESTEYPHGLNDINNVGLPTLDDQYNEIINHNMSGGNSDDYSYINFIRRGRSLNDIVSDLYYASTTEENYISNICPRCRSEPDLSKYDLYLEADIVVDNSGIQVPPSLVLNNPFYDNSRAYNNPHINQNMVVLPENYLAFEDSFVPSWDYKPELLVNKDINTGMYYDGLPLIPSNDPWSLYNCNNNPYEYYSPQFDMPIADCMQYTRLNDLDFGIPQFMKLPSEEAVKIKEIDIMEDDASTSGGTDTIKDNFEDAQVVAQSIPSVSPINNEDNKDSIIDSLTNRESTRISDEESLNADTSVDVTSSLAFIPNSKSSARSTHGSDDTSDDTSPCSSDYHEASALDLAHSLEELSCDSDEFSQSKSDLSPLYIEENNKLVKSESQVECNNNILTSNKIPVTVPLSQPSIPDIKCLENEPGVGPSHSQNKDVNISNNTLKKVSNSGTPKEVDQTCKASTVVSPKEPIQVKPIKPIPQRPRPPAVPPAWLTKPSINAVNQNVPQINLHNAEGSTKILNIPKKLQQTSQLKPEPQPSCSYVPPQPQQAQMSQLKPDKQPKEVESSRARSSVKDDKDGHLVYWPGYVMGARYKIIDTLGEGTFGKVVEVKDLEMEHRMALKIIKNVEKYREAAKLEINVLENLAEIDPDCKNLCVKMLDWFEYHGHMCIAFEMLGQSVFDFLKDNSYQPYPLEQVRHIAYQLIYSVLFLHDNKLTHTDLKPENILFVDSDYEVVSVYSSSKKKHELRRVKRSDVRLIDFGSATFDHEHHSTIVSTRHYRAPEVILELGWSQPCDVWSIGCIMFELHLGITLFQTHDNREHLAMMERILGPIPYRMARKTRTKYFYHGKLDWDEKSSAGRYVRDNCKPLLRYMANTSEEHRQLFELIARMLEYEPLQRITLREALNHPFFSKLPPHQRLGSDRARCNGEGSGSRERSHSLSR